Proteins encoded by one window of Fusarium graminearum PH-1 chromosome 1, whole genome shotgun sequence:
- a CDS encoding NADH dehydrogenase flavoprotein 2 — translation MASRFTPLIRSVIRPACRVARPQSRAAFSLTASRRSDTLMVHRNTEDNNPDIPFKFNAENQKVMAEILKRYPPQYKKAAVMPLLDLGQRQHGFTSISVMNEVARLLEMPPMRVYEVASFYTMYNRTPVGKYFVQICTTTPCQLGGCGSDVIVKAIKEELGIEQGQTTADGLFTILEVECLGACVNAPMIQINDDYYEDLTPASVKDLLKSLRSKATATDPSTVNVPKPGPLSGRKDCENSAGLTSLTSEPWGTETTRKDL, via the exons ATGGCGAGCAGGTTCACTCCTCTCATCCGCTCCGTCATCCGGCCGGCGTGCCGGGTTGCCCGCCCTCAGTCTCGCGCCGCCTTCTCCCTCACAGCCAGCCGACGAAGCGACACTCTCATGGTG CATCGAAACACCGAGGACAACAACCCCGACATCCCCTTCAAGTTCAACGCAGAGAACCAAAAAGTCATGGCCGAGATCCTTAAGCGATACCCTCCCCAGtacaagaaggctgctgtCATGCCTCTGCTCGACCTCGGCCAGCGCCAGCACGGCTTCACCAGCATTAGCGTCATGAACGAGGTCgctcgtcttcttgagatgcCTCCCATGCGAGTGTACGAGGTCGCTTCTTTCTACACCATGTACAACCGAACCCCAGTGGGCAAGTACTTTGTCCAGATCTGCACTACG ACCCCTTGCCAGCTTGGAGGCTGCGGCTCCGATGTTAtcgtcaaggccatcaaggaggagctcGGCATTGAGCAGGGCCAGACCACCGCCGACGGTCTCTTCACCATCCTCGAGGTCGAATGCCTCGGTGCCTGTGTCAACGCCCCTATGATCCAGATTAACGACGACTACTACGAGGACCTTACCCCTGCTTCCGTCAAGGACCTTCTCAAGTCCCTCCGATCCAAGGCCACTGCTACTGATCCTTCCACCGTCAATGTTCCCAAGCCTGGTCCCCTTAGCGGCCGAAAAGACTGCGAGAACAGTGCTGGCCTGACAAGCCTTACCTCGGAGCCCTGGGGAACCGAGACCACAAGGAAGGATCTGTAG